A region from the Drosophila takahashii strain IR98-3 E-12201 chromosome 2L, DtakHiC1v2, whole genome shotgun sequence genome encodes:
- the LOC138914918 gene encoding uncharacterized protein has product MPSNTSIVDFADDVTLVVVSMEVPTKVAAANSAIQAVEAWHSVPESGGDGGDPGQSQRALKYLGVMLDTRLSFREHLEYANKKARETTRSLCRILLNTRVPKQDKRILLASVVKSQLLYAPPVWAEATDKVSYMRKVNSTYRLCAIRISCAFRTISDDAVLVIAGQVPLGELVRESKDIRTTLSLIKEDPWTKAEARARSRMQSVDYYLTHGCFRSFLKQYGHETEDSCPECGCGIAEDVLFECHRFNHKRQVLEEIAGARVLPEILVP; this is encoded by the exons ATGCCAAGCAACACCAGCATAGTCGACTTCGCCGATGACGTCACGCTAGTAGTGGTTTCCATGGAGGTGCCAACTAAAGTCGCCGCTGCCAACAGTGCGATCCAAGCGGTGGAGGCGTGGCATTCTGTGCCGGAAAGTGGTGGAGACGGCGGAGATCCTGGTCAGTCTCAGCGTGCCCTGAAGTATCTGGGAGTGATGCTAGACACACGCCTGTCGTTCCGCGAGCACCTCGAGTACGCGAACAAGAAAGCGAGGGAGACGACAAGATCGCTTTGCAGGATCCTGCTGAACACGAGAGTGCCGAAACAGGATAAGAGGATACTCCTCGCGAGCGTGGTCAAGTCACAATTGCTGTACGCTCCACCGGTGTGGGCGGAGGCCACGGATAAGGTTAGCTACATGCGAAAGGTCAACTCGACATATCGTCTGTGCGCTATCAGAATATCGTGCGCCTTTAGAACCATCTCTGACGATGCGGTTCTAGTCATCGCTGGCCAAGTCCCGCTGGGAGAACTGGTACGGGAATCCAAGGATATCCGCACTACCCTGAGTCTCATCAAGGAAGATCCGTGGACCAAAGCCGAGGCCAGGGCCCGCTCCAGAATGCAGAGC GTTGACTACTACCTAACGCACGGCTGCTTCCGAAGCTTCCTAAAGCAGTACGGACACGAGACGGAAGATAGTTGCCCAGAGTGCGGTTGCGGGATTGCGGAGGACGTCCTGTTTGAGTGCCACCGGTTCAACCACAAGCGCCAAGTGCTGGAGGAGATAGCCGGGGCAAGAGTCCTACCTGAAATCCTCGTTCCCTGA